The genomic region ACTTAAACGTAATAAAGGTCTCCGTGGTTATCGAAACAAGCAAGCCAATGACTTTGCTCAAGAAAGACACAAAGTGAAACCAAAGGCTATTAAACTAACTGAAGAAGTTAAGGACTATATAGATGAGCATTTACTCAAGGATTGGAGCCCCGAACAAATTGTAGGTCGACTAAAAGATGACCAATCCATCTTACTTCATCATGAAACAGTTTATCAATATATTCTTAGAGATAAAGAATCAGGAGGTGAGCTATATAAGCTTCTACGTCATCAGAATAAAACTTATCGCAAACGTTATGGCAACCAGCATAGTCGTAATGGGATTCCCAATCGTGTGGATATAGACGAACGACCTGAGGCAGCTAATAAGCGAGAGCGTGTAGGCGACTGGGAGATGGATACTATTATAGGAAAAGCTCATAAAGGAGCCATTGTAACTATGGATGATCGAAAATCAAAACTGCGTCTAGCATTGCCTGTGTCTCATAAGAAAGCCACGCTTGTGAAAGATGCAATAATCTCTTTGCTAACACCGATCAAAGATTTGGTTCATACTCTTACATTTGATAATGGAAAAGAATTTACTCAGCATGAGACTATCTCCAAGGAATTGGAATGTAATAGTTATTTTGCTAAACCATATCACTCATGGGAACGAGGCCAAAACGAGAATGCTAATGGATTGTTACGGCAATACTTTCCTAAGTCTATGGCGCTTGATGGTATCAGTGAAAATGAAGTCATTATTGCGGTTGATAAACTTAATAGTAGACCTCGAAAATGTCTGAAATTTAAGACGCCATATGAAGTTTTTGAAAATTTAACTGGAATTAACTTAAGAAAATCAGTAGGTGTTGCACTTACTACTTGAATTCAGGAGATTTGTATCTGCGCTTAATATTAAATAATCTGGACTTAAGAGCTGTTTGAGCTCGAAGAGCTTAGGAAAGTAGCTATGGACGTAAGTCCGTGGTGTTTGAATAACAGAATCGTGCGTGCCGAAGGTACGCTGCAGAGGGGGCTCAAACTACGGGTAAAAATCCTCTACGCCCGTGTGGCAGTACCTGGAAGCTCCGCATTCCAATGCGGATGGTGAAAATTAATGCCTTCGGCGAGCGGAGAGCCCCCGTAATGGTAGGGAACTTAAGCTTATTTAAATTAAATTTAATATGGGGCTCTGCCCCAAACCCTGTAAGGAGTTGCCACTCCTTAACCAGGCGAATGGTTTAAGTATGAATTTCATTACATCTACAATTAAGCGCGGGCGCGCAGCGACTAGCGTCGGGATTCCTAAGGGGTCTTCACCAGACGGGCAATAAATTTTTGCCTGTGTGGCAGCACCTTGAGTAGGGTTAGGGACAAAGTCCCTGGCTATAAATGCCTCCGGCGAGCGGAGAGCCCCCGTAATGGTAGGGAACTTAAGCTTATTTAAATTTAATATGGGGCTCTGCCCCAAACCCTGTAAGATACTGCCGTATAGGTACATGCTTTTTATTCGCCTGTCTGGCAAGACCCTTAACCAGGCGAATGGTTTAAGTATGAATTTCATTACATCTACAATTAAGCGCGGGCGCGCAGCGACTAGCGTCGGGATTCCTAAGGGGTCTTCACCAGACGGGCAATAACTTTTTTGCCTGTGTGGCAGCACCCTTCGGCGAGCGGGGAGCCTCCGCGGGCCAATTAAAAATCTTGTACACAAGCTTAAAAACTCTTAAATCCCCTTCCATCGCTGCCACTAAGCAGATTTGAATCGATAATTATGCAATAAAGAACCAAATAATAGTATCACTCACGAAAAATTAGGGTTAATCAGTTTCAAACACTTTTATATAAACACACTGTAAACTCAAATTGGCTCCAGAAGAAAAAAATAGGG from Lentisphaera profundi harbors:
- a CDS encoding IS30 family transposase; this translates as MTYEHLSLEERHYLEIELKAGTSITKIAKNLNRSTSTLSRELKRNKGLRGYRNKQANDFAQERHKVKPKAIKLTEEVKDYIDEHLLKDWSPEQIVGRLKDDQSILLHHETVYQYILRDKESGGELYKLLRHQNKTYRKRYGNQHSRNGIPNRVDIDERPEAANKRERVGDWEMDTIIGKAHKGAIVTMDDRKSKLRLALPVSHKKATLVKDAIISLLTPIKDLVHTLTFDNGKEFTQHETISKELECNSYFAKPYHSWERGQNENANGLLRQYFPKSMALDGISENEVIIAVDKLNSRPRKCLKFKTPYEVFENLTGINLRKSVGVALTT